In Pantoea agglomerans, the genomic stretch CCTTTTTATCGTCTCTTAAAGACGACACGCAACGATGTACACAGGTGATTCTGTGTTTCGCGCCAGACGCCACGCATAACACGCATAACCGGGCGGGCGCCCATAACAGAATGGTTCAGCAACAGGCAGGCGCCTTGAGGCGCGGCTTTACGCAGAAGGCGTAAACGCCTGTCGAGCTGGCAACGTGTGGAATTAAGGAATCACACCATGGCTCCATATTGGTATATATCAGGGTTTCTGCTGCTGATTTCGATCGTAGAAATCCTGCTGAAAAAAGACGAACGCACCACGCACATCCTGACTTATCTGCTTTGCATCGCCGCTGCGACGCTGGTGGTGTTTGGCGGTATCCGCGGCCTCGGCACCGGCATGGATGATTATCAGTACCGCAGCTTTTTCGCCGACTTTATCAACCGCATTCAGGTTAACGGCTTCGCCAACACAGTGGCCTTTTTCCGCTATGAACCGCTGATTTTTGGCCTGGCCTGGCTCACCAGCCTGGTGTCACACAACGCCGACGTTTTCCTGTTTATCTTCTGCCTGCTGGCGGTAGCGGTTAACGCCGTCTTCTTTAAAAAGATGTCGCCTTATCCCATTCTGGCGCTGGCGCTCTATTCGGCGCATATCTTTATTAACAAAGATATGAACCAGATCCGCTTCGGCCTCAGTTCGGCGCTGTTTCTCGGCGTGATCTGGTATATCTATCTGAAGCGTTACTGGATGGCGCTCGCCTTTACCCTGCTGTCGTTTTTCAGCCACAACACCGCGGTAATGGTGGTGACCATTGTGCCGTTCCTGTTTATCCGCGACTCGCGCTGGTGGCCGGTGGCGATTATCCTGCTGAGTATCCCCGCCTCAAAAGTTGGCGGCACCAGCTTTATCTCGCTGATTTCGGCACACCTGGGATCGCTGGGGGAGAGGGCGGAAGGCTACAGCAACGAGACCTCCAATACCGGTGAAGGCAGTATCTTCTCGGTATCGAACCTGAAAAACATCATGCTGGTGTTTATCTTCGTCTACTTCCTGCTGAGTAACGAGATTAAAAAGTATAACTACCAGCAGTATCGCCTTAACTACCTGCTGGTGCTGACCTTCGCCATCGGCGGCGGCATCCGCATCTTCTTCTATAACTATTCGTCGGGCGCGCGCCTCTCCAACTACCTGTTGCAGGTCGAGCCGATTATTTTAGCCTCGCTGGTCTATCAGGTGCGTCCGATACTCAAGCCGGCAATGTTCGCGATGTTCGCTTTCTTCCTTGTCTACTACCTCTACTACAACACGATTTCTCTGAAGCAGGCCGTAGTCGGCTATGAAGTGGCTCAGGGATTCAGGCTGTTCCATTAACCGGGGAGGTAACATGACTAAATCACTTATTGCCGCAGCGATCCTTTCACTCTCCTGCTTCGCGCAGGCCGCCGATCGCGGCGCATTTATTATCGACGCCTACGGCGACTCCACCACGGCGGGCGTCACCTCCTCTGGCGGAAAAAATATTATCGCGCCAGGCAACGAGATGGCTTATCTGCAGCAAATGCTGCAGAGCAAATATGGCAGCGCTATTGAGGTGAAAAACCACGGCGTGCCGGGGGCGCAGGCGGCGGAGCTGCTCTACAAGAAGGGCACCGACGATACCAGCCCCTGGCGCGAGCGCATGGCGAACTCCAGCGCGCAGCTGATCCTGCTTAACTACGCCATTAACGATGCGCGTCACTACTTTTTTAAAGACAAGAACGCCCATCTGGAAAGCCCGGAAGAGTACGGCCGCATTATGACCGCGTTGGTGAAAGAGGCGAAGGCGCACAACAAGCTGGTGGTGCTGCAGGAGCCTAACCCTATCTGCGGCAAAGTCGAGCGCTGGAATGTCTGGCCCTACGTCTATCAGCTTAACGCGGTCGCGAAGGCGGAAGGCGTGCCGGTGGTGAAGCAGTGGTCGGCCATTAAGGCGCAGCGCGACTGGCAGAGCGGCATGTCGGCGGATTGCATTCATCCCTCCGAATCGCTTTATAAGCTAAAAGCGCAGCAGACCTTCGACGTCATCAGCGCCAGCTTCGGCAAACAGCTGGCGCAGCCGGGTAGCTAAATTCAACTTCCCTCTGGGCTTCAGGAGTTGTCATGTATGTATTAATCATGGTGGTGTCGTTCTGTCTGGCGCTGCTTATTCTGCGCGCGACCGGCTTCCATAAAGATGTCTATAACGGCAGCGGCATTAAGAGCATCTCCGGGCTGCGCGCGCTGCTGGCCAGCATCGTCGCCTTTTCCCATCTGGTGCACTATCTCTATTCGCTGGACGGCAACTGGATCTTCGATAAGGACTACTTTGTCTGGTTCTCCGAAGGCAACTTTTTCGTCAACGCCGGCAAGTTCGGCGTGCTGCTGTTCTTTATGATCTCGGCGTTTCTGTTCTATCGCTGGCTGGACAACGACGGCATGCCGGCGAGCCAGCTCACCTGGAAGCTGCTGAAGTCGCGCGTGCGCCGCATCGTGCCGATGTTCTGGTTCTCCGGGCTGGTGATCATTCTGGTCGGTCTGGTGCAGGGCGATTTGCAGATCGACGCGCACAGCATTACCGACGCCGTGCTCTGGCTGCTGTTCGTCGGCAGCTATCATATGGGTGATTTTCTCACCGCTGACGTTAACGCTGGCGTGGAATGGACGCTGCGTCTTGAGTGGCTGCTCTATCTCTCTATTCCGCTGATTTTCGTGGTGAACCGTGCCACCCGCGGCAAATATAAAACCCTGCTGATCCTTGGCTCTATCGGCGCAATTTTCTGCGTCGCCGTGGCGCTGCGCCTGTGGGGCAAAACCTATACCGACCCGCGTCCGGTGCTGGGCTTTGCCATGGGCTACTTCGCCTACATCTGGCGCGACCGGCTGGTGGGCTTTAGAGAGTCGCGCGTTGCGGGGGTGGCCTGCATCCTGCTGGCGATTTTCGCGCTCGCCTTCACCAGCAACGCCTTCTGGTATCTGGTGTTCCTCTGCTGCCTGACGGCGATCTTCTTCGTGGTAAGCAGCGGCAATAACCTGCTGGGGATGCTGGAGAACAAAACCCTGATGTCGATCGGCGAGGTGAGCTACAGCCTCTATCTGATCCACGGCGTGGTGCTCTACTTCATCAAGCAGATCCCGCAGAGCATGGTGCCGCACAACATGGTGGCTTATACCCTGATCTCCACGCTGTTCTTCGTGCTCTCGTTCTACGTGGCGAAGTTGACCTATCTCTATGTTGAAAAGCCGTTTATCGGCAGCAGCAACAAGAAGAAGGTGGCGGCCGAGGTGGCGCCGACAAAGCAGGATCGCTCCGGTAACCCTTACTGATTGACGGGACTGCGTCCGGCGCCGCGCGGCACGCAGTCCGTTTTTTTATCGATTTCAGCCCTGTTTTTAAGAGGTACTGGCATGAAGGACATTCGTTTCTCCATTGTAATCCCCGCGTATAACGCGTCGCAGTCGATCGTCGCGACGCTGGATTGCGTCAAGGCGCAGAGCTACCGCAATTTCGAAGTGATTATCGTTGACGACAAATCCGCCGATGCGGCGGCCCTGGCGGAGGTAGTCAACAGCGAGCGCTATCAGGAGCTGGGCATTAACCTGGTGCTCTCCGAGGTGAAACTGAACGGCGCAGGCGCGCGCAACAAAGGGATTGAGCTGGCGACAGGGGACTACATCAGCTTTCTCGACGCCGACGATGAGTGGCACGCCGATAAGCTGCTTGAGACCAGCCGCAAAATCGAGCAGCTGGAAGCGCAGGGCAAAAGCAAATTTGTGATCTACAGCCAGGTGAACATCTATCAGGACGGCAGCTTCCTGAAGGTGATGCCGATGCAGTCGCCGGGCAAGAACGAAACCGTGGCGGAATATCTTTTCGGCTGTTACGGCTTTATCCAGACCAGCACCATCGTGCTGAAGCGCGAGGACGCCTTGCGCATCCAGTTTGATACGCGCTACATCCGCCATCAGGATTACGACTTCTGCATTCGCGCCGATCGCCTCGGCTATGAGTTTGTGATGATCGCGCGCCCGCTCGCCACCTACCATCTGGTCACGAAATTTGGATCCAAACATAAAGGCGAATCGGTGAAATATTCGCTTTTCTGGCTGGATGCCATGAAGCCGCACCTGACCGCGCGCGATATCGACACCTACAAGGCGTTTAAGCTGCCGCTGCGCTACAAAATGGACGGCAAATCGCTGATGGCGAGCCTGACCTTTGCGCGCTACTTCTTTCTCACCAACAAAGATAACCAGGCCTACTTCCTTAACCGCGTGAAAGACAAGTTAAGGGCGCGGCTGGGCGGTGAGAAAGCGGTTTCCTGACTCTTCTTGCTCCCCAGTGCGGGAGCGTTTTCCCGGAAAGACACTTTTTTATTCAGGTATGAATATGACGAATCATGTTGGCACCGTAGGCATTGTGATGCCGATGTATAACGCTCGCCAGACGGTTTTACGCGCCGTGCAGTCGGTAATGAACCAGACCTGGCCGGACTGGCACCTTTACCTGATCAACGACAAATCTACCGATGATTCGCTGGCGCTGGTGCGCGAGCACTGTAACGATCCGCGTATTACCATCCTCGACAACGAGGTGAACCTCGGCGCGGCGGAGACCCGTAACGTCGGGCTGCGCGCGGCGAAAGAGGAGATCATCGCCTTTCTCGACAGCGATGACGAATGGCACGTCGACAAGCTGGCGCAGCAGGCGGCCGCTATCGCCGCCGGCGACGATTTTGTGATCACCGAATATCACTACAAAACCAAAAACGCCGATCACGACATTACCTACAGCAAACCCTATCTGCAGCAGGAAAACTTCGTGAAGAAGCAGTATCGCGTCTGCTTCTCCTCGGTCTGCTTCCGCCGCCCGCCGCAGGGCATTTTCTTCCAGCGTAAAGGGCACGAAGATTTCCTGTTCCTCTACGAACTCTTCACCCGATATAAACAGGCGCGCGTGATCCAGAGCATCCTCGTCAACTACTACGAATTAGGCGATTCCCTTTCGCGCAACAAGAATAAAGCGGCGAAATGGCACCTGGAATTATTAAGAATTATCTATAAAAACAATCCTTTAAAAATCTATTACTATTACGGCTGGTATATGGTGAACGGCGTGCTGTTTACCCTCAAGCATCGATAACAGGATTGTCTTTTTACTCTTTTGAGGTGGGTAGCGTTAAATGAAAAAAATCGTCCTGGTGATCAAAGATGCCTATTCGTACGCCGGCACTGAGAACATCTGTAACTTTATGTCCGAGTGTCTGGGCGAAACGCATGACGTCACCATCTATTCGCTGGAAGGCAGCGGTAAAACCTTCTATCCCTTTGAGCACGTGAAAGAGATCGTCAGCTTCGAGGGGCACAGCAATCCGATCAAAAGCATCGTCAAACGCATTCACAGCGAAGAGGTCGATAGCGTATTTCTTATCAGCATGGGGCGCCTGAGCGTGATGTTCGCCTTCTGGAGCCTGCTCTCCGGCAAGAAGAAGCGCTTCAAGGCCTATGCCTGTGAACATATCGCCATCAACTCCTTCAGCAAGCCGATCAAACTCCTCAAGTACCTGCTGCTGCGCTACTACGATCGGGTCATCGTCCTGACCGACAAAGACCACCAGGTCTTTTCCCGCTGGCGCATTCCGAGCAAGCAAATTCCCAATCCGGTGGTCTACAAAGCCTTTGAGCGCACCTCGCGCAGCCGTCAGGCGCTGGCGGTGGGCCGTCTCGATCATCAGAAAGGGTTCGATCTGCTGCTCGATATCTGGCGCGACTTCGCGCAGACCCATCCGGAATGGACGCTGGTCATCGCCGGCGACGGCGAACTGCGCCAGCAGCTGGAAGATCAGGCGGCGGCGCTCGGCATCAGCGGCCGCGTCAACTTTGTCGGCCGCGTCAGCAATATCAACGACTACTACCGCGACAGCGATATGGCGCTGATGACCTCGCGCTATGAAGGGCTGCCGCTGGTGCTGCTGGAAGCCAAATCCTGGTCGCTGCCGGTGGTGGCCTATGACTGCCCGACCGGCCCGCAGGAGATTATCAACCAGGGCGAAGATGGCTTCCTGGTGCCGATGAATGACAAAGCGACCTTCCTGGCGCGCATGGATCAGCTCGCCAGCGACGACGCGCTCTTCTACGCCATGAGTCAGAAAACAAAAATTACCGCGCTGAAATTTGACGGTAAGCAGATCAAGCAGAGCTGGCTGGCGCTGGTTTAACAGCGGCAAGGGACGGGCCCGATTGCAACGTGCCTCAGGGGACACTGTTATGGCCCATTGCGCGGCCCCATCGACTACGGGATTAGATGCATGAAAAGAAGAGAAGTCTTGCAGAGCGCAGCCTCCTCCATTGTTGCCGCACTCTCCGTCAGTGCGTTCTCCAGCCACGCCGCGAAAAACAGCGGCGTCACCCTGAAAACGGTCGATCCGGCGGCGGTGCCGAAAGGCGACGTGCCGATTCTGACCCCGGAGAACCTCTACGCCATGCCGCCACAGTTCTGGCAGGGCTTCGAAGGAGAGCTCTGGATCGGCAAAGCGGGCAGCGACGCCAGCCAGGCCGGCAACCAGATCCCGGTTTTCCTGCGTGACGACAGCGGCAAGCTGGCGCAAATCACCCAGCCCATCGCGCTCAACAAAGGCAGCTTCGCCCGCTTCGTTCACGACAACGCCGCGCTGATCGCCGACCCGGCGCACTCCATGACGGTGAAAGACAAAGACGGCAATACGCTGTTTAACATTCCCGACGTCAGCCGTCCGGGGCAGGCGGCGTTCAGCCAGCGGCTGGCGCAGCCGGGCGGCTACCAGCTGATTGGCGAGATCGCCTCGGTTGAGGAGCTGCGCAAAACCCGTCCGCTGTTCGAAGGGGCGAAAATCAAGCTAAAAAGCTGGCATGAAGGGCTGGAAGTGGGCGGCGGCGAGTTCGTCGGCAGCTTCCAGAGCGTGAAAGATGACGGCGGCGTAAACTTTGCCGGCGAGGGCTTTTACTGGCGCCGCGTGGTAGACGACTTTAACCGCCTGTCACTGTTCGACTTTGGCGCCATCGCCGACGGCAAAACCGACGCCGCGCCCGCCATCAAGGCGATGTACCAGTGGTCGGAACAGGCGCAGCAGCCTATCTGCGTGCAGTTCCCTGCCGGCACCTTCTTTGTCTCCGCCTGCGATTTCGGCAGCGAAGGCCGCCGCTTTTTCCGCATCTCTGGCGCGATGGTTAACTTCGGCTACTTCCCGGCCACCACTATCGTCTCCGACGGCCAGTCGGAGTTCGTCTTCGACGTCAACGCGCGCTGGGTGGAGATCTCTAACCTGA encodes the following:
- a CDS encoding EpsG family protein, producing MAPYWYISGFLLLISIVEILLKKDERTTHILTYLLCIAAATLVVFGGIRGLGTGMDDYQYRSFFADFINRIQVNGFANTVAFFRYEPLIFGLAWLTSLVSHNADVFLFIFCLLAVAVNAVFFKKMSPYPILALALYSAHIFINKDMNQIRFGLSSALFLGVIWYIYLKRYWMALAFTLLSFFSHNTAVMVVTIVPFLFIRDSRWWPVAIILLSIPASKVGGTSFISLISAHLGSLGERAEGYSNETSNTGEGSIFSVSNLKNIMLVFIFVYFLLSNEIKKYNYQQYRLNYLLVLTFAIGGGIRIFFYNYSSGARLSNYLLQVEPIILASLVYQVRPILKPAMFAMFAFFLVYYLYYNTISLKQAVVGYEVAQGFRLFH
- a CDS encoding SGNH/GDSL hydrolase family protein gives rise to the protein MTKSLIAAAILSLSCFAQAADRGAFIIDAYGDSTTAGVTSSGGKNIIAPGNEMAYLQQMLQSKYGSAIEVKNHGVPGAQAAELLYKKGTDDTSPWRERMANSSAQLILLNYAINDARHYFFKDKNAHLESPEEYGRIMTALVKEAKAHNKLVVLQEPNPICGKVERWNVWPYVYQLNAVAKAEGVPVVKQWSAIKAQRDWQSGMSADCIHPSESLYKLKAQQTFDVISASFGKQLAQPGS
- a CDS encoding acyltransferase family protein; translation: MYVLIMVVSFCLALLILRATGFHKDVYNGSGIKSISGLRALLASIVAFSHLVHYLYSLDGNWIFDKDYFVWFSEGNFFVNAGKFGVLLFFMISAFLFYRWLDNDGMPASQLTWKLLKSRVRRIVPMFWFSGLVIILVGLVQGDLQIDAHSITDAVLWLLFVGSYHMGDFLTADVNAGVEWTLRLEWLLYLSIPLIFVVNRATRGKYKTLLILGSIGAIFCVAVALRLWGKTYTDPRPVLGFAMGYFAYIWRDRLVGFRESRVAGVACILLAIFALAFTSNAFWYLVFLCCLTAIFFVVSSGNNLLGMLENKTLMSIGEVSYSLYLIHGVVLYFIKQIPQSMVPHNMVAYTLISTLFFVLSFYVAKLTYLYVEKPFIGSSNKKKVAAEVAPTKQDRSGNPY
- a CDS encoding glycosyltransferase family 2 protein; translation: MKDIRFSIVIPAYNASQSIVATLDCVKAQSYRNFEVIIVDDKSADAAALAEVVNSERYQELGINLVLSEVKLNGAGARNKGIELATGDYISFLDADDEWHADKLLETSRKIEQLEAQGKSKFVIYSQVNIYQDGSFLKVMPMQSPGKNETVAEYLFGCYGFIQTSTIVLKREDALRIQFDTRYIRHQDYDFCIRADRLGYEFVMIARPLATYHLVTKFGSKHKGESVKYSLFWLDAMKPHLTARDIDTYKAFKLPLRYKMDGKSLMASLTFARYFFLTNKDNQAYFLNRVKDKLRARLGGEKAVS
- a CDS encoding glycosyltransferase family 2 protein — encoded protein: MTNHVGTVGIVMPMYNARQTVLRAVQSVMNQTWPDWHLYLINDKSTDDSLALVREHCNDPRITILDNEVNLGAAETRNVGLRAAKEEIIAFLDSDDEWHVDKLAQQAAAIAAGDDFVITEYHYKTKNADHDITYSKPYLQQENFVKKQYRVCFSSVCFRRPPQGIFFQRKGHEDFLFLYELFTRYKQARVIQSILVNYYELGDSLSRNKNKAAKWHLELLRIIYKNNPLKIYYYYGWYMVNGVLFTLKHR
- a CDS encoding glycosyltransferase → MKKIVLVIKDAYSYAGTENICNFMSECLGETHDVTIYSLEGSGKTFYPFEHVKEIVSFEGHSNPIKSIVKRIHSEEVDSVFLISMGRLSVMFAFWSLLSGKKKRFKAYACEHIAINSFSKPIKLLKYLLLRYYDRVIVLTDKDHQVFSRWRIPSKQIPNPVVYKAFERTSRSRQALAVGRLDHQKGFDLLLDIWRDFAQTHPEWTLVIAGDGELRQQLEDQAAALGISGRVNFVGRVSNINDYYRDSDMALMTSRYEGLPLVLLEAKSWSLPVVAYDCPTGPQEIINQGEDGFLVPMNDKATFLARMDQLASDDALFYAMSQKTKITALKFDGKQIKQSWLALV